The candidate division KSB1 bacterium genome window below encodes:
- the surE gene encoding 5'/3'-nucleotidase SurE, translating to MKPHILLTNDDGIFAPGLYALYQTLKHIAEVSVVAPDSEKSAVGHAITLSDPLRVSQFEKFGGFFGHAVKGTPADCVKIAYYALLARKPDLVISGINYGSNTGINIIYSGTVSAATEGMLLGIPSIAISLTTYKDADFTYAAKLGVRLAEKVLAEGLPRDTLLNVNVPNVPESEIRGIAITRMGNSTYNDNYDRRVDPHNRVYYWLTGSKIEANEGIEFDEGAVRQNLVSITPIHFDLTNYEYLERLREWKLTV from the coding sequence ATGAAACCCCACATTCTCCTGACCAATGATGATGGCATCTTTGCGCCCGGCCTGTACGCTTTGTATCAAACCCTGAAGCACATTGCCGAGGTTTCGGTGGTGGCACCGGACAGTGAAAAAAGCGCGGTCGGCCACGCCATTACGCTCTCCGATCCTCTGCGCGTTTCGCAGTTCGAAAAATTCGGCGGGTTCTTCGGCCATGCCGTCAAGGGCACGCCGGCGGATTGTGTCAAAATCGCCTATTACGCCCTGCTCGCGCGCAAGCCGGACTTGGTGATCTCCGGCATCAATTATGGCTCCAACACCGGCATCAACATCATCTATTCCGGCACGGTTTCCGCCGCCACCGAGGGCATGCTGCTCGGCATACCCTCGATCGCCATTTCCCTCACCACCTACAAGGATGCCGATTTCACCTATGCTGCCAAACTGGGCGTCCGTCTGGCGGAGAAGGTGCTGGCGGAAGGCCTGCCCAGGGATACCCTGCTGAACGTCAACGTCCCCAACGTGCCGGAGAGTGAAATCCGCGGCATCGCCATCACGCGCATGGGCAATTCGACCTACAATGACAACTATGACCGCCGTGTCGACCCGCACAACCGTGTCTATTACTGGCTCACCGGCTCCAAAATCGAAGCCAACGAGGGCATCGAATTCGATGAAGGCGCCGTGCGGCAGAATCTGGTTTCGATTACGCCGATTCACTTCGATCTCACGAACTACGAGTATCTCGAGCGCCTGCGGGAATGGAAGCTGACGGTTTGA
- a CDS encoding sodium-dependent transporter encodes MSFKESWGSRVGLVLAMAGNAVGLGNFLRFPARAVDNGGGAFIIPYLVSFLLMGVPLLWVEWAIGRHGGKYGHHSAPGMMDALGGGWWWKYTGVFGIFTNLVVAAYYSYLESWTLGYVWYSLTGAFSGLQPGEVSAFFNNYVGTTNGSFFNFPPTAIFFFLITLGLNVWILSRGLSKGVEIAAKIGMPMLIVFAIFLAIRALTLDAGEHGAVNDAIIGLNYLWTPQFGSLANPRVWIEAAGQIFFTLSVGMGSIHCYAAYLREKDDIALNASSAGWMNEFVEVVLGGSIVIPIAVAYFSLEWIQTPGNVGLTMAFRTMPNLFQNWGPFFAALSGLAWFGLLFFAGITSSLAMGQPVMAFMQDEFKYTRKRSALFFGFFTFLLALPTIFFFGYGAFGEYDDWVGSYSLVIFAMFEIIAFAWVFGIDKGWAEINRGADIKVPLFFKFVIKYITPVFITAVFVGSLISPAGGDWPGAFGKLLRGEGWPLDAGSLLGKILHIGFDDTSWFKNGKPTRVFIVDMTRTLLLIVFAGIALAVRKAWQRRSRNA; translated from the coding sequence GTGAGCTTTAAAGAAAGTTGGGGATCACGCGTCGGTCTCGTGCTCGCGATGGCGGGCAACGCTGTTGGTCTCGGCAACTTCTTGCGCTTTCCCGCGCGCGCCGTGGACAATGGCGGCGGGGCCTTCATCATCCCCTACCTCGTTTCGTTTCTGCTGATGGGGGTGCCCCTGCTGTGGGTCGAGTGGGCGATCGGAAGACACGGCGGCAAGTATGGCCATCACAGCGCGCCCGGCATGATGGACGCCCTGGGCGGCGGCTGGTGGTGGAAGTACACCGGCGTCTTCGGCATTTTCACCAATCTGGTGGTGGCGGCCTACTACTCCTATCTGGAATCCTGGACGCTGGGCTATGTGTGGTACTCGCTCACCGGCGCTTTTTCCGGTTTGCAGCCGGGGGAAGTGTCGGCCTTCTTCAACAACTATGTGGGCACCACCAACGGGTCGTTTTTCAACTTTCCACCGACGGCGATCTTTTTCTTTCTAATCACGCTCGGATTGAATGTCTGGATTCTCTCGCGCGGGCTGAGCAAGGGCGTCGAAATCGCCGCGAAGATCGGCATGCCGATGTTGATCGTGTTCGCCATTTTTCTCGCCATTCGTGCCCTCACGCTCGATGCTGGGGAGCACGGCGCGGTCAACGATGCCATCATCGGTCTGAATTACCTGTGGACGCCCCAGTTCGGTTCGCTGGCGAACCCACGGGTGTGGATCGAAGCCGCCGGTCAGATCTTTTTCACGCTTTCAGTGGGCATGGGCTCGATTCACTGCTACGCCGCCTACCTGCGCGAGAAGGACGACATCGCCCTCAACGCCTCCTCCGCAGGCTGGATGAACGAGTTTGTCGAAGTGGTGCTGGGCGGCTCCATTGTCATCCCGATCGCCGTGGCCTACTTCAGCCTGGAATGGATTCAAACCCCGGGCAATGTCGGCCTGACCATGGCATTCCGCACCATGCCCAATCTTTTCCAAAACTGGGGCCCGTTTTTCGCCGCGCTTTCCGGGCTGGCCTGGTTTGGCCTGTTGTTCTTTGCCGGCATCACCAGTTCGCTGGCCATGGGCCAGCCGGTGATGGCGTTCATGCAGGACGAATTCAAGTACACGCGCAAACGTTCTGCACTGTTTTTCGGCTTCTTCACCTTCCTGCTCGCGCTGCCGACGATCTTCTTCTTCGGCTATGGTGCGTTCGGCGAATATGATGACTGGGTCGGCAGCTACTCGCTCGTCATTTTCGCGATGTTCGAGATCATCGCCTTTGCCTGGGTATTCGGCATCGACAAGGGCTGGGCGGAGATCAACCGCGGCGCCGACATCAAGGTGCCGCTGTTTTTCAAGTTCGTCATCAAATACATCACGCCAGTGTTTATTACCGCGGTGTTTGTCGGCTCCCTGATCAGCCCGGCAGGCGGTGATTGGCCGGGGGCATTCGGCAAACTCCTGCGCGGCGAAGGCTGGCCGCTGGATGCCGGCAGTCTGCTCGGTAAAATCCTGCACATCGGTTTTGATGACACCAGTTGGTTCAAAAATGGCAAGCCGACCCGCGTCTTCATCGTCGATATGACCCGCACGCTGCTGTTAATCGTTTTTGCCGGCATCGCGCTGGCCGTCCGCAAGGCCTGGCAGCGCCGCAGCCGCAACGCATAA